Proteins from one Sphingomonas sp. HF-S4 genomic window:
- the gcvPA gene encoding aminomethyl-transferring glycine dehydrogenase subunit GcvPA: MRYLPLTQTDREAMLGVIGAKSVDDLFVDVPEAARLDGPVHGLPNHASELAVERHMSALARKNLAAGDVPFFLGAGAYRHHVPASVDHIIQRGEFLTAYTPYQPEIAQGTLQVMFEFQTQVARLLGCDVANASMYDGSTACWEAIVMARRVTRRGKAILSGGLHPHYVSVANTMAKFTGDQLVTALPTLSPEPDTLDLINQIDDATSCVVVQYPDILGRIEDMSALAEACHAKKALLIAVVTEPVALGAIRSPGEMGADIVVGEGQSLGVGLQFGGPYVGLFACSEKLVRQMPGRLCGETVDAEGKRGFVLTLSTREQHIRREKATSNICTSSVLCALAMSAHMTLLGEMGLRQLAEINHVSASAAADRLAEVDGVELVTDRFFNEFTIRLSKEARPVVRALADKGILAGVSLGRLYPDAPELANGLIVAVTETTTEEDVETLASALEEALA, encoded by the coding sequence ATGCGCTACCTGCCCCTTACCCAGACCGATCGTGAAGCGATGCTTGGCGTCATCGGCGCCAAGTCGGTCGACGACCTGTTCGTCGATGTGCCCGAGGCCGCGCGGCTCGACGGGCCCGTCCACGGCCTGCCCAACCATGCCAGCGAGCTCGCGGTCGAGCGCCACATGTCGGCGCTCGCCAGGAAGAACCTCGCTGCAGGCGACGTGCCGTTCTTCCTGGGGGCGGGGGCGTATCGCCACCATGTGCCGGCGTCGGTCGATCACATCATCCAGCGCGGCGAGTTCCTGACGGCCTATACGCCGTACCAGCCAGAGATCGCACAGGGCACGCTGCAGGTGATGTTCGAGTTCCAGACGCAGGTCGCACGGCTGCTCGGCTGCGACGTGGCGAACGCGTCGATGTACGACGGCTCGACCGCCTGCTGGGAAGCGATCGTGATGGCGCGGCGCGTGACCAGGCGCGGCAAGGCGATCCTCTCGGGCGGGCTCCACCCGCATTACGTCTCGGTTGCCAACACGATGGCGAAGTTCACCGGCGACCAGCTCGTCACCGCGCTGCCGACGCTGAGCCCCGAGCCCGACACGCTCGACCTGATCAACCAGATCGACGACGCCACCTCGTGCGTCGTGGTCCAGTATCCCGACATCCTCGGCCGGATCGAGGACATGAGCGCGCTCGCCGAGGCGTGCCACGCGAAGAAGGCGCTGCTGATCGCCGTGGTCACCGAGCCGGTGGCGCTGGGGGCGATTCGGTCGCCGGGCGAGATGGGCGCGGACATCGTCGTCGGCGAGGGGCAGTCGCTCGGCGTCGGGCTCCAGTTCGGCGGACCTTATGTCGGGCTGTTCGCCTGCTCGGAGAAGCTGGTTCGCCAGATGCCCGGCCGCCTTTGCGGCGAGACCGTCGATGCCGAGGGCAAGCGCGGTTTCGTGCTGACGCTCAGCACGCGCGAGCAGCATATCCGGCGCGAGAAGGCGACGTCGAACATCTGCACCAGCTCGGTGCTGTGCGCGCTGGCGATGTCGGCGCACATGACCCTGCTCGGCGAGATGGGCCTGCGCCAGCTGGCCGAGATCAATCACGTCTCGGCGAGCGCCGCGGCGGATCGCCTCGCCGAAGTCGACGGGGTCGAGCTGGTCACCGACCGGTTCTTCAACGAGTTCACGATTCGGCTCAGCAAGGAAGCGCGCCCGGTCGTCCGCGCGCTGGCGGATAAGGGCATATTGGCGGGCGTGTCGCTCGGCCGGCTCTATCCCGATGCGCCCGAACTGGCGAACGGCCTGATCGTCGCAGTCACCGAAACCACCACCGAGGAGGACGTCGAAACGCTTGCCTCCGCACTCGAGGAGGCGCTGGCATGA
- the gcvPB gene encoding aminomethyl-transferring glycine dehydrogenase subunit GcvPB, whose protein sequence is MSINQSGWRPTTPQAGESNGDTFTGNRALMLEEALIFEIGSTQTTGVDFGEAPSGKSRLDGLERTNTIGLPGLSEPEAVRHYTRLSRQNYAIDLGLFPLGSCTMKHNPRLNERMARLPGFADLHPLTPVDSCQGAFEVIHQLAHWLVTLTGMHSVAMSPKAGAHGELCGVLAIRAALDAKSEESRKVLLVPESAHGTNPATAAFAGFTVEDIPATEAGRVNLRALKERLGPDVAGVMITNPNTCGLFEPDMREISDAVHAAGGYVYCDGANFNAIVGRVRPGDLGIDAMHINLHKTFSTPHGGGGPGSGPVVFSEALTPYAPLPFVEKQGEQFVLVEEETAGEHHASSFGRMVAFHGQMGMFTRALTYILSHGADGLRQVAEDSVLNANYILRSMEDVLDAPFAKSGPCMHEAIFSDKGLPEGISTIDIAKGLIDEGFHPMTVYFPLVVHGAMLVEPTETESKATLDQFIGAFRSVAARARNGDPTVKTAPHHAPRRRLDETLAARKPVLVWKEPIRAEAAE, encoded by the coding sequence ATGAGCATCAACCAGAGCGGCTGGCGCCCGACCACGCCGCAGGCCGGCGAGAGCAACGGCGACACCTTCACCGGCAATCGCGCGCTGATGCTCGAGGAAGCGCTGATCTTCGAGATCGGCTCGACGCAGACGACCGGCGTCGATTTCGGCGAGGCGCCTTCGGGCAAGTCGCGGCTCGACGGGCTCGAACGCACCAACACGATCGGGCTTCCCGGCCTGTCGGAGCCGGAGGCAGTGCGCCACTATACCCGCCTCAGCCGCCAGAACTACGCGATCGACCTGGGCCTGTTCCCGCTCGGCTCGTGCACGATGAAGCACAATCCGCGCCTGAACGAGCGGATGGCGCGGCTTCCCGGTTTCGCCGATCTCCACCCGCTGACTCCGGTCGATTCGTGCCAGGGCGCGTTCGAAGTGATCCACCAACTCGCGCATTGGCTGGTGACGCTGACCGGCATGCATTCGGTGGCGATGAGCCCCAAGGCCGGCGCGCATGGCGAGCTGTGCGGCGTGCTGGCGATCCGCGCGGCGCTCGACGCCAAAAGCGAGGAGAGCCGGAAGGTGCTGCTGGTTCCCGAGAGCGCGCACGGTACCAACCCGGCGACCGCGGCATTCGCCGGCTTTACCGTCGAGGATATTCCCGCCACCGAAGCGGGCCGCGTCAATCTGCGCGCGCTCAAGGAGCGGCTCGGTCCGGACGTCGCCGGGGTGATGATCACCAACCCCAACACCTGCGGCCTGTTCGAACCCGACATGCGCGAAATCTCCGACGCGGTCCACGCGGCGGGCGGCTATGTCTATTGCGACGGCGCCAATTTCAACGCGATCGTCGGCCGCGTCCGCCCGGGCGATCTCGGCATCGACGCGATGCACATCAACCTGCACAAGACCTTCTCGACTCCGCATGGCGGCGGCGGGCCGGGCTCGGGGCCGGTGGTGTTTTCGGAGGCGCTGACGCCCTATGCGCCGTTGCCCTTCGTCGAGAAGCAGGGCGAGCAGTTCGTCCTCGTCGAGGAAGAAACCGCGGGCGAGCATCACGCGTCGAGCTTCGGCCGGATGGTCGCGTTCCACGGCCAGATGGGCATGTTCACGCGAGCCCTCACGTACATCCTCTCGCACGGCGCCGATGGGCTGCGCCAGGTCGCCGAGGATTCGGTGCTCAACGCCAATTACATCCTGCGGTCGATGGAGGACGTGCTCGACGCGCCCTTCGCCAAATCGGGCCCATGCATGCACGAGGCGATCTTCAGCGATAAGGGCCTGCCCGAGGGGATTTCGACGATCGACATCGCCAAGGGGCTGATCGACGAGGGCTTCCATCCGATGACCGTGTATTTCCCCCTCGTCGTACATGGGGCAATGCTGGTAGAGCCCACCGAAACCGAATCGAAGGCGACGCTCGACCAGTTCATCGGCGCCTTCCGTTCGGTGGCGGCGCGGGCGCGGAACGGCGACCCGACGGTCAAGACCGCGCCGCACCACGCGCCGCGCCGGCGTCTCGACGAGACGCTTGCGGCACGCAAGCCGGTCCTGGTCTGGAAAGAGCCCATACGGGCAGAGGCGGCCGAGTGA
- a CDS encoding DUF6481 family protein, whose translation MTYNDTFRDRAGRSADAKKALLEKLKAAPKMSEAELAERKAARLAREQAEIDARAAKQAAIDAEKAAIAKAKADAEAAKLAAQREAENKAAADKAAKAAAAEAARAKLAASFMLGDDSRYPARKGKK comes from the coding sequence ATGACCTATAACGATACGTTCCGCGACCGCGCCGGTCGCTCGGCCGATGCCAAGAAGGCGCTGCTCGAAAAGCTTAAGGCCGCTCCGAAAATGAGCGAGGCCGAGCTGGCCGAGCGCAAGGCTGCACGCCTGGCGCGCGAGCAAGCCGAAATCGACGCGCGTGCTGCCAAGCAGGCCGCGATCGACGCCGAAAAGGCCGCTATTGCCAAGGCCAAGGCCGATGCCGAGGCGGCGAAGCTCGCCGCACAGCGCGAGGCCGAGAACAAGGCCGCAGCCGACAAGGCGGCAAAGGCTGCTGCGGCCGAGGCTGCGCGTGCCAAGCTCGCCGCTTCGTTCATGCTCGGTGACGACAGCCGCTACCCGGCGCGCAAGGGCAAGAAGTAG
- a CDS encoding DUF938 domain-containing protein: MRARRHAPATARNRDPIADVLTAELPAEGLVLEVASGSGEHCAYFAGRFPALDWQPSDPDAEALASIADWCEGLANVLAPLALDAAVDDWPVPAADAILCVNMVHISPWEATLGLMAGAGRLLAPGAPLILYGPYRRQGVPTAESNEAFDVSLKARDPRWGLRHVEDVSAAAAAQGLVLQRIVEMPANNLTLVFRRN; this comes from the coding sequence ATGCGCGCACGCCGCCATGCCCCCGCGACTGCGCGCAACCGCGATCCGATCGCGGACGTGCTCACGGCGGAATTGCCCGCTGAAGGACTGGTGCTCGAAGTGGCGAGCGGCAGCGGGGAGCATTGCGCCTATTTCGCCGGGCGCTTTCCGGCGCTCGACTGGCAGCCGAGCGATCCCGATGCCGAAGCGCTGGCCTCGATCGCCGACTGGTGCGAGGGGCTTGCCAATGTCCTGGCGCCGCTGGCGCTCGATGCCGCGGTGGACGACTGGCCGGTCCCCGCGGCCGACGCGATCCTCTGCGTCAACATGGTGCATATCAGCCCGTGGGAAGCCACGCTCGGGCTGATGGCCGGGGCCGGGCGGTTGCTTGCGCCGGGCGCGCCGCTGATCCTCTACGGACCCTATCGCCGGCAAGGCGTGCCGACCGCGGAATCGAACGAGGCGTTCGACGTGTCGCTCAAGGCGCGCGACCCGCGCTGGGGGCTGCGGCACGTCGAAGACGTCTCGGCCGCTGCGGCGGCGCAGGGGCTGGTGCTCCAGCGGATCGTCGAGATGCCGGCGAACAATCTGACGCTGGTGTTCCGGAGAAATTAG